In one Pseudoliparis swirei isolate HS2019 ecotype Mariana Trench chromosome 23, NWPU_hadal_v1, whole genome shotgun sequence genomic region, the following are encoded:
- the gaa gene encoding lysosomal alpha-glucosidase isoform X2 — MGRGGSNLTAAALLLVSALAACAFINHVTPLLRSGCAKRNATNAHERLGDNPTHRRDNTAETSSRETDIPRDDACAMAPESRFDCARDRLLSRRGCEERGCCYAPLPHSAGPPWCFYPSRYPGYRMGPLTPTVRGQEATLTRAAPPRLPREISPVHLEATGETAGCFHLTDPSSQRYEVKLPAGVPQSEADTTKDALYSTEYQSDPFGFIVRRKSNGRVIMNTTVAPLLFADQYLQLSTALASSLVSGLGEHYTSLLLDLNWTSLTLWNRNMAPHADANLYGSHPFYIVQEEDGSAHGVFLLNSNAIEVLLQPTPALTWVAIGGILDLYVFLGPDPQTVIRQYLQVIGYPMMPPYWSLGFHLCRWGYTTTMTTRHVAQRMHNATFPMDVQWNDLDYANKDRVFTFDPWRFGDLPEMVKDFHERGMKYILILDPGISSSSPPGTYSPFDDGLKRDVFIKNATGHILIGKVWPGPTAFPDFTNPETRRWWEDCIREFHSKVPVDGLWIDMNEPASFVQGSVEGCPDSDLENPPYTPKVVGGQLNSGTLCMSAQQKLSTHYNLHNMYGLTEAEATHSALLNIRGKRPFVLSRSSFPGIGRFSAVWTGDVRSDWEQLRFSIPAVLQFGLFGVPLVGADVCGFGGNTTEELCVRWMQLGAFYPFMRNHNDKPNAPQEPYVFGHKAQAAMRSALNLRYSLLPFLYTLFHHAHTSAATVARPLFMEFPTDDNCRAVDRQFLWGSSLLISPVVEQGAVELAAYLPYATWYSLNNGQPFYSKGQYLLLPASLDTINVHVREGHIIPQQEPALTTTASRRKPFFLTVALSAGGWAWGDLFWDDGDTLHTFETGHYCYIIFTAGQSQVLSDPQRMNGALDGLVLGGLQVFGVPSPPRYVLANGDKVRDFTYRSDTKVLTVTSLALPMSEVFTVQWAL; from the exons AGACTCGGTGATAATCCAACACACCGGCGGGATAATACAGCGGAAACGAGCTCGAGAGAGACCGATATTCCCAGAGATGACGCATGCGCCATGGCCCCAGAGAGCCGGTTTGATTGTGCCAGGGACAGGCTTCTGAGCCGGAGGGGGTGTGAAGAGAGGGGATGCTGCTACGCCCCTCTGCCTCACTCTGCAGGACCACCTTGGTGCTTCTACCCCAGTCGGTACCCTGGCTACAGAATGGGTCCCCTCACGCCCACCGTGCGAGGCCAGGAGGCCACCCTGACCCGGGCCGCCCCCCCACGTCTCCCCAGAGAGATCTCCCCTGTCCACCTAGAGGCCACAGGGGAGACTGCAGGCTGCTTCCATCTCACT GACCCGTCATCTCAGAGATATGAAGTCAAACTTCCAGCTGGTGTTCCTCAGAGCGAAGCTGATACTACTAAAGATGCCCTTTATTCCACTGAATACCAGTCTGACCCGTTTGGCTTCATAGTGCGGCGCAAATCCAATGGACGGGTCAT CATGAACACCACAGTCGCTCCTCTGCTGTTTGCTGACCAGTACCTGCAGCTGTCCACCGCACTAGCATCCTCCCTTGTGTCTGGTCTCGGGGAGCAttacacctccctcctcctggacCTTAACTGGACTTCTCTGACTCTCTGGAACAGAAACATGGCGCCTCAT GCCGACGCTAACCTCTATGGCTCCCACCCGTTCTACATAGTACAGGAGGAGGACGGCTCGGCACACGGCGTCTTCCTTCTTAACAGCAATGCCATCG AAGTGCTGCTGCAGCCGACCCCCGCTCTCACCTGGGTGGCTATCGGTGGAATCCTGGACCTCTATGTTTTCTTGGGTCCTGACCCTCAAACTGTGATACGACAGTACCTTCAAGTCATTG GCTATCCCATGATGCCTCCCTATTGGTCATTGGGTTTTCATCTGTGTCGCTGGGGTTACACAACCACTATGACTACCCGACATGTGGCACAACGCATGCACAATGCAACGTTTCCCATG GATGTACAGTGGAATGATCTAGACTATGCCAATAAGGACAGGGTgttcacctttgacccctggCGATTTGGGGACCTCCCAGAGATGGTGAAGGACTTCCATGAAAGAGGAATGAAGTACATCCTGATTCTG GACCCGgggatcagcagcagcagccccccTGGAACGTACTCGCCCTTTGATGATGGACTGAAACGAGACGTCTTCATTAAAAATGCTACCGGACACATCCTGATAGGGAAG GTTTGGCCGGGCCCTACTGCCTTCCCCGACTTCACCAACCCAGAGACCAGGCGCTGGTGGGAGGACTGCATCAGAGAGTTTCATTCTAAAGTTCCTGTGGATGGCCTGTGGATT GATATGAATGAACCAGCCAGTTTTGTGCAGGGCTCAGTGGAGGGCTGTCCTGACAGTGATCTTGAGAACCCACCCTACACACCCA AGGTGGTTGGAGGCCAGTTGAACTCGGGAACTCTTTGTATGTCGGCTCAGCAGAAGCTGTCAACCCACTACAACCTGCACAATATGTACGGACTGACTGAAGCCGAGGCCACGCACAG TGCACTCCTGAACATACGAGGGAAGAGACCCTTCGTCCTGTCTCGCTCCTCCTTCCCTGGCATCGGGCGCTTCTCTGCAGTGTGGACAGGAGACGTCAGGAGTGACTGGGAGCAGCTTCGATTCTCCATCCCTG CGGTGCTGCAATTCGGCCTGTTCGGCGTGCCCCTTGTGGGGGCGGACGTCTGTGGCTTTGGGGGGAACACCACCGAGGAACTGTGTGTTCGATGGATGCAGCTCGGGGCCTTCTACCCGTTTATGAGAAACCACAATGACAAGCCGAACGCT CCTCAGGAGCCCTATGTATTTGGGCACAAGGCCCAGGCAGCCATGCGGAGTGCGTTGAACCTCCGATACTCCCTTCTCCCTTTCCTCTACACACTCTTCCATCATGCACACACTTCTGCTGCCACCGTGGCCAGGCCTCTCTTCATGGA GTTTCCCACTGATGATAACTGTCGGGCCGTAGACCGACAGTTCCTGTGGGGGAGTTCGCTTCTCATCAGCCCCGTCGTAGAGCAAGGGGCAGTAGAGCTGGCTGCTTACCTGCCCTATGCCACTTGGTACAGCCTGAACAAT GGTCAGCCTTTCTACAGTAAGGGTCAGTACTTGCTCCTGCCAGCCTCTCTGGACACCATCAATGTCCATGTGAGGGAAGGACATATTATCCCCCAGCAG GAGCCTGCTCTGACAACCACAGCCTCTCGCAGAAAGCCTTTCTTCCTGACCGTGGCCCTGTCAGCAGGCGGCTGGGCCTGGGGCGACTTGTTCTGGGACGACGGGgacacacttcacacttttgaAACGGGacattattgttatattatCTTCACTGCTGGCCAG TCTCAGGTGTTGAGTGATCCTCAAAGGATGAACGGGGCCCTGGATGGTCTGGTGCTtggagggctgcaggtgttcGGGGTGCCCTCACCACCTCGATATGTATTAGCCAATGGGGACAAAGTCAGGGATTTCACGTACCGCAGTGACACCAAG GTCCTGACAGTGACCAGCCTTGCTTTGCCAATGTCCGAGGTGTTTACAGTCCAATGGGCTCTCTGA
- the gaa gene encoding lysosomal alpha-glucosidase isoform X1: protein MGRGGSNLTAAALLLVSALAACAFINHVTPLLRSGCAKRNATNAHERLGDNPTHRRDNTAETSSRETDIPRDDACAMAPESRFDCARDRLLSRRGCEERGCCYAPLPHSAGPPWCFYPSRYPGYRMGPLTPTVRGQEATLTRAAPPRLPREISPVHLEATGETAGCFHLTLKDPSSQRYEVKLPAGVPQSEADTTKDALYSTEYQSDPFGFIVRRKSNGRVIMNTTVAPLLFADQYLQLSTALASSLVSGLGEHYTSLLLDLNWTSLTLWNRNMAPHADANLYGSHPFYIVQEEDGSAHGVFLLNSNAIEVLLQPTPALTWVAIGGILDLYVFLGPDPQTVIRQYLQVIGYPMMPPYWSLGFHLCRWGYTTTMTTRHVAQRMHNATFPMDVQWNDLDYANKDRVFTFDPWRFGDLPEMVKDFHERGMKYILILDPGISSSSPPGTYSPFDDGLKRDVFIKNATGHILIGKVWPGPTAFPDFTNPETRRWWEDCIREFHSKVPVDGLWIDMNEPASFVQGSVEGCPDSDLENPPYTPKVVGGQLNSGTLCMSAQQKLSTHYNLHNMYGLTEAEATHSALLNIRGKRPFVLSRSSFPGIGRFSAVWTGDVRSDWEQLRFSIPAVLQFGLFGVPLVGADVCGFGGNTTEELCVRWMQLGAFYPFMRNHNDKPNAPQEPYVFGHKAQAAMRSALNLRYSLLPFLYTLFHHAHTSAATVARPLFMEFPTDDNCRAVDRQFLWGSSLLISPVVEQGAVELAAYLPYATWYSLNNGQPFYSKGQYLLLPASLDTINVHVREGHIIPQQEPALTTTASRRKPFFLTVALSAGGWAWGDLFWDDGDTLHTFETGHYCYIIFTAGQSQVLSDPQRMNGALDGLVLGGLQVFGVPSPPRYVLANGDKVRDFTYRSDTKVLTVTSLALPMSEVFTVQWAL from the exons AGACTCGGTGATAATCCAACACACCGGCGGGATAATACAGCGGAAACGAGCTCGAGAGAGACCGATATTCCCAGAGATGACGCATGCGCCATGGCCCCAGAGAGCCGGTTTGATTGTGCCAGGGACAGGCTTCTGAGCCGGAGGGGGTGTGAAGAGAGGGGATGCTGCTACGCCCCTCTGCCTCACTCTGCAGGACCACCTTGGTGCTTCTACCCCAGTCGGTACCCTGGCTACAGAATGGGTCCCCTCACGCCCACCGTGCGAGGCCAGGAGGCCACCCTGACCCGGGCCGCCCCCCCACGTCTCCCCAGAGAGATCTCCCCTGTCCACCTAGAGGCCACAGGGGAGACTGCAGGCTGCTTCCATCTCACT TTAAAGGACCCGTCATCTCAGAGATATGAAGTCAAACTTCCAGCTGGTGTTCCTCAGAGCGAAGCTGATACTACTAAAGATGCCCTTTATTCCACTGAATACCAGTCTGACCCGTTTGGCTTCATAGTGCGGCGCAAATCCAATGGACGGGTCAT CATGAACACCACAGTCGCTCCTCTGCTGTTTGCTGACCAGTACCTGCAGCTGTCCACCGCACTAGCATCCTCCCTTGTGTCTGGTCTCGGGGAGCAttacacctccctcctcctggacCTTAACTGGACTTCTCTGACTCTCTGGAACAGAAACATGGCGCCTCAT GCCGACGCTAACCTCTATGGCTCCCACCCGTTCTACATAGTACAGGAGGAGGACGGCTCGGCACACGGCGTCTTCCTTCTTAACAGCAATGCCATCG AAGTGCTGCTGCAGCCGACCCCCGCTCTCACCTGGGTGGCTATCGGTGGAATCCTGGACCTCTATGTTTTCTTGGGTCCTGACCCTCAAACTGTGATACGACAGTACCTTCAAGTCATTG GCTATCCCATGATGCCTCCCTATTGGTCATTGGGTTTTCATCTGTGTCGCTGGGGTTACACAACCACTATGACTACCCGACATGTGGCACAACGCATGCACAATGCAACGTTTCCCATG GATGTACAGTGGAATGATCTAGACTATGCCAATAAGGACAGGGTgttcacctttgacccctggCGATTTGGGGACCTCCCAGAGATGGTGAAGGACTTCCATGAAAGAGGAATGAAGTACATCCTGATTCTG GACCCGgggatcagcagcagcagccccccTGGAACGTACTCGCCCTTTGATGATGGACTGAAACGAGACGTCTTCATTAAAAATGCTACCGGACACATCCTGATAGGGAAG GTTTGGCCGGGCCCTACTGCCTTCCCCGACTTCACCAACCCAGAGACCAGGCGCTGGTGGGAGGACTGCATCAGAGAGTTTCATTCTAAAGTTCCTGTGGATGGCCTGTGGATT GATATGAATGAACCAGCCAGTTTTGTGCAGGGCTCAGTGGAGGGCTGTCCTGACAGTGATCTTGAGAACCCACCCTACACACCCA AGGTGGTTGGAGGCCAGTTGAACTCGGGAACTCTTTGTATGTCGGCTCAGCAGAAGCTGTCAACCCACTACAACCTGCACAATATGTACGGACTGACTGAAGCCGAGGCCACGCACAG TGCACTCCTGAACATACGAGGGAAGAGACCCTTCGTCCTGTCTCGCTCCTCCTTCCCTGGCATCGGGCGCTTCTCTGCAGTGTGGACAGGAGACGTCAGGAGTGACTGGGAGCAGCTTCGATTCTCCATCCCTG CGGTGCTGCAATTCGGCCTGTTCGGCGTGCCCCTTGTGGGGGCGGACGTCTGTGGCTTTGGGGGGAACACCACCGAGGAACTGTGTGTTCGATGGATGCAGCTCGGGGCCTTCTACCCGTTTATGAGAAACCACAATGACAAGCCGAACGCT CCTCAGGAGCCCTATGTATTTGGGCACAAGGCCCAGGCAGCCATGCGGAGTGCGTTGAACCTCCGATACTCCCTTCTCCCTTTCCTCTACACACTCTTCCATCATGCACACACTTCTGCTGCCACCGTGGCCAGGCCTCTCTTCATGGA GTTTCCCACTGATGATAACTGTCGGGCCGTAGACCGACAGTTCCTGTGGGGGAGTTCGCTTCTCATCAGCCCCGTCGTAGAGCAAGGGGCAGTAGAGCTGGCTGCTTACCTGCCCTATGCCACTTGGTACAGCCTGAACAAT GGTCAGCCTTTCTACAGTAAGGGTCAGTACTTGCTCCTGCCAGCCTCTCTGGACACCATCAATGTCCATGTGAGGGAAGGACATATTATCCCCCAGCAG GAGCCTGCTCTGACAACCACAGCCTCTCGCAGAAAGCCTTTCTTCCTGACCGTGGCCCTGTCAGCAGGCGGCTGGGCCTGGGGCGACTTGTTCTGGGACGACGGGgacacacttcacacttttgaAACGGGacattattgttatattatCTTCACTGCTGGCCAG TCTCAGGTGTTGAGTGATCCTCAAAGGATGAACGGGGCCCTGGATGGTCTGGTGCTtggagggctgcaggtgttcGGGGTGCCCTCACCACCTCGATATGTATTAGCCAATGGGGACAAAGTCAGGGATTTCACGTACCGCAGTGACACCAAG GTCCTGACAGTGACCAGCCTTGCTTTGCCAATGTCCGAGGTGTTTACAGTCCAATGGGCTCTCTGA
- the gaa gene encoding lysosomal alpha-glucosidase isoform X3: MGRGGSNLTAAALLLVSALAACAFINHVTPLLRSGCAKRNATNAHERLGDNPTHRRDNTAETSSRETDIPRDDACAMAPESRFDCARDRLLSRRGCEERGCCYAPLPHSAGPPWCFYPSRYPGYRMGPLTPTVRGQEATLTRAAPPRLPREISPVHLEATGETAGCFHLTLKDPSSQRYEVKLPAGVPQSEADTTKDALYSTEYQSDPFGFIVRRKSNGRVIMNTTVAPLLFADQYLQLSTALASSLVSGLGEHYTSLLLDLNWTSLTLWNRNMAPHADANLYGSHPFYIVQEEDGSAHGVFLLNSNAIEVLLQPTPALTWVAIGGILDLYVFLGPDPQTVIRQYLQVIGYPMMPPYWSLGFHLCRWGYTTTMTTRHVAQRMHNATFPMDVQWNDLDYANKDRVFTFDPWRFGDLPEMVKDFHERGMKYILILDPGISSSSPPGTYSPFDDGLKRDVFIKNATGHILIGKVWPGPTAFPDFTNPETRRWWEDCIREFHSKVPVDGLWIDMNEPASFVQGSVEGCPDSDLENPPYTPKVVGGQLNSGTLCMSAQQKLSTHYNLHNMYGLTEAEATHSALLNIRGKRPFVLSRSSFPGIGRFSAVWTGDVRSDWEQLRFSIPAVLQFGLFGVPLVGADVCGFGGNTTEELCVRWMQLGAFYPFMRNHNDKPNAPQEPYVFGHKAQAAMRSALNLRYSLLPFLYTLFHHAHTSAATVARPLFMEFPTDDNCRAVDRQFLWGSSLLISPVVEQGAVELAAYLPYATWYSLNNVCSSVFGSLGSAFLQ; this comes from the exons AGACTCGGTGATAATCCAACACACCGGCGGGATAATACAGCGGAAACGAGCTCGAGAGAGACCGATATTCCCAGAGATGACGCATGCGCCATGGCCCCAGAGAGCCGGTTTGATTGTGCCAGGGACAGGCTTCTGAGCCGGAGGGGGTGTGAAGAGAGGGGATGCTGCTACGCCCCTCTGCCTCACTCTGCAGGACCACCTTGGTGCTTCTACCCCAGTCGGTACCCTGGCTACAGAATGGGTCCCCTCACGCCCACCGTGCGAGGCCAGGAGGCCACCCTGACCCGGGCCGCCCCCCCACGTCTCCCCAGAGAGATCTCCCCTGTCCACCTAGAGGCCACAGGGGAGACTGCAGGCTGCTTCCATCTCACT TTAAAGGACCCGTCATCTCAGAGATATGAAGTCAAACTTCCAGCTGGTGTTCCTCAGAGCGAAGCTGATACTACTAAAGATGCCCTTTATTCCACTGAATACCAGTCTGACCCGTTTGGCTTCATAGTGCGGCGCAAATCCAATGGACGGGTCAT CATGAACACCACAGTCGCTCCTCTGCTGTTTGCTGACCAGTACCTGCAGCTGTCCACCGCACTAGCATCCTCCCTTGTGTCTGGTCTCGGGGAGCAttacacctccctcctcctggacCTTAACTGGACTTCTCTGACTCTCTGGAACAGAAACATGGCGCCTCAT GCCGACGCTAACCTCTATGGCTCCCACCCGTTCTACATAGTACAGGAGGAGGACGGCTCGGCACACGGCGTCTTCCTTCTTAACAGCAATGCCATCG AAGTGCTGCTGCAGCCGACCCCCGCTCTCACCTGGGTGGCTATCGGTGGAATCCTGGACCTCTATGTTTTCTTGGGTCCTGACCCTCAAACTGTGATACGACAGTACCTTCAAGTCATTG GCTATCCCATGATGCCTCCCTATTGGTCATTGGGTTTTCATCTGTGTCGCTGGGGTTACACAACCACTATGACTACCCGACATGTGGCACAACGCATGCACAATGCAACGTTTCCCATG GATGTACAGTGGAATGATCTAGACTATGCCAATAAGGACAGGGTgttcacctttgacccctggCGATTTGGGGACCTCCCAGAGATGGTGAAGGACTTCCATGAAAGAGGAATGAAGTACATCCTGATTCTG GACCCGgggatcagcagcagcagccccccTGGAACGTACTCGCCCTTTGATGATGGACTGAAACGAGACGTCTTCATTAAAAATGCTACCGGACACATCCTGATAGGGAAG GTTTGGCCGGGCCCTACTGCCTTCCCCGACTTCACCAACCCAGAGACCAGGCGCTGGTGGGAGGACTGCATCAGAGAGTTTCATTCTAAAGTTCCTGTGGATGGCCTGTGGATT GATATGAATGAACCAGCCAGTTTTGTGCAGGGCTCAGTGGAGGGCTGTCCTGACAGTGATCTTGAGAACCCACCCTACACACCCA AGGTGGTTGGAGGCCAGTTGAACTCGGGAACTCTTTGTATGTCGGCTCAGCAGAAGCTGTCAACCCACTACAACCTGCACAATATGTACGGACTGACTGAAGCCGAGGCCACGCACAG TGCACTCCTGAACATACGAGGGAAGAGACCCTTCGTCCTGTCTCGCTCCTCCTTCCCTGGCATCGGGCGCTTCTCTGCAGTGTGGACAGGAGACGTCAGGAGTGACTGGGAGCAGCTTCGATTCTCCATCCCTG CGGTGCTGCAATTCGGCCTGTTCGGCGTGCCCCTTGTGGGGGCGGACGTCTGTGGCTTTGGGGGGAACACCACCGAGGAACTGTGTGTTCGATGGATGCAGCTCGGGGCCTTCTACCCGTTTATGAGAAACCACAATGACAAGCCGAACGCT CCTCAGGAGCCCTATGTATTTGGGCACAAGGCCCAGGCAGCCATGCGGAGTGCGTTGAACCTCCGATACTCCCTTCTCCCTTTCCTCTACACACTCTTCCATCATGCACACACTTCTGCTGCCACCGTGGCCAGGCCTCTCTTCATGGA GTTTCCCACTGATGATAACTGTCGGGCCGTAGACCGACAGTTCCTGTGGGGGAGTTCGCTTCTCATCAGCCCCGTCGTAGAGCAAGGGGCAGTAGAGCTGGCTGCTTACCTGCCCTATGCCACTTGGTACAGCCTGAACAAT GTCTGCTCATCTGTGTTTGGCTCACTAGGGTCAGCCTTTCTACAGTAA